Proteins co-encoded in one Montipora capricornis isolate CH-2021 chromosome 12, ASM3666992v2, whole genome shotgun sequence genomic window:
- the LOC138026664 gene encoding uncharacterized protein: MAASENQSVFDDFTENLPRAKRDLVLRFVKDQEALQTSQVDLKIVDDEILDLIESAFVAKGEDTKVNCSDEDKSLADHKIKRPLTRQLSNLNLDHGNTTNTPIEAIFAPRPPSGRPRARTRSSSRKVASQCSVDYSDEQNRTEAQKTESLHYRSRDVINRESKETRELNISSKTSSSDDTESRTNLKLSWPAAQQCFSRKNFVPLQKQLVCEGEDVSDYYRSPLENSSEVLRPQSSQSLQRIKPEEILTGRISSASGGDRLTCNASSLTKSALYAKKLHKCSRGRTYINFNRLDAQVAFERPLGLEHVHPSDIPLYRSSSAASSNAPYAFVHVPPIGREGPAPSSS, from the coding sequence ATGGCTGCTTCGGAGAATCAGTCTGTCTTTGACGATTTCACCGAGAATCTGCCCAGGGCAAAACGCGATTTGGTTTTGCGTTTCGTGAAGGATCAAGAAGCTCTTCAAACTTCCCAGGTGGATTTGAAAATCGTTGACGATGAAATTCTCGACTTAATCGAATCAGCCTTTGTTGCCAAGGGCGAAGATACAAAGGTAAATTGCTCCGATGAGGACAAAAGTCTGGCCGATCATAAAATTAAACGACCTTTAACGCGTCAATTGTCGAACTTAAACTTGGACCATGGAAACACGACCAACACTCCGATAGAAGCGATCTTCGCACCTCGTCCTCCGTCGGGACGACCTCGCGCCCGTACGCGTTCGTCGTCAAGGAAAGTAGCAAGTCAGTGTTCGGTCGACTACTCCGACGAACAGAATCGGACAGAAGCTCAGAAAACTGAGTCTTTGCATTATCGCTCTCGGGATGTCATCAATCGGGAATCTAAAGAAACAAGGGAATTAAACATCTCGTCGAAAACTTCCAGCTCCGATGACACGGAATCGAGAACTAACTTAAAATTATCCTGGCCGGCGGCACAGCAATGCTTTTCGAGAAAAAATTTCGTCCCCCTACAAAAGCAGTTAGTTTGCGAAGGTGAGGACGTTTCGGACTACTACCGTTCGCCCTTAGAGAACTCTTCTGAAGTTCTCCGGCCTCAATCAAGCCAAAGCTTACAGCGTATTAAACCCGAAGAAATCCTTACCGGTAGAATATCGTCTGCCAGCGGAGGTGATCGACTAACATGCAACGCGTCTTCGCTGACAAAATCCGCCTTGTACGCAAAGAAACTTCACAAGTGCTCCCGAGGAAGAACGTATATTAATTTCAACAGACTCGACGCGCAGGTAGCATTCGAGAGGCCGCTTGGGTTGGAACATGTGCATCCATCAGATATACCTCTTTATCGAAGTAGTTCCGCGGCTTCTTCCAACGCCCCTTACGCCTTTGTTCATGTGCCCCCCATTGGAAGAGAAGGGCCGGCGCCTTCAAGTAGTTAG
- the LOC138027031 gene encoding uncharacterized protein: MKETEKQETDENPNGQMAATKYHYPRLPRKKTSEQQATVDEIMEVVADQGRRLSLSRTDYSVQKRIEPSLRRQRRLTSDASSLDDSSSCTSLSDISTSPPPTRQSSISSISDDGSKMFEYSSRPRTLPPLNRNRTHRPRRPAPPKFDFEEEGEMLDSAGRLSRPMSAMGQRSRPQRGFTL; this comes from the coding sequence ATGAAGGAGACTGAAAAGCAAGAAACGGATGAAAACCCAAACGGGCAGATGGCAGCTACGAAATACCATTACCCTCGCCTTCCAAGAAAGAAGACTTCGGAGCAACAAGCTACTGTTGACGAGATTATGGAAGTAGTCGCGGACCAAGGGAGACGACTATCTCTTTCGAGAACAGACTACAGCGTTCAAAAGCGCATAGAGCCTAGTCTTAGGCGTCAACGGAGACTAACAAGCGACGCATCAAGCCTCGACGACTCTAGTTCATGCACAAGTTTATCCGATATTTCTACTTCGCCGCCACCAACACGCCAGAGCAGCATATCAAGTATATCGGACGATGGTAGCAAAATGTTTGAGTACAGCAGTCGTCCAAGGACTTTGCCTCCTTTAAACAGGAATAGAACTCACCGACCACGTAGACCGGCACCTCCTAAATTTGAttttgaagaagaaggagaaatgCTGGATTCAGCCGGCAGATTATCCAGACCGATGTCTGCGATGGGCCAGCGATCACGCCCTCAGCGAGGTTTTACGCTTTAA